In Ovis aries strain OAR_USU_Benz2616 breed Rambouillet chromosome 14, ARS-UI_Ramb_v3.0, whole genome shotgun sequence, a single genomic region encodes these proteins:
- the RPS11 gene encoding small ribosomal subunit protein uS17, translating into MADIQTERAYQKQPTIFQNKKRVLLGETGKEKLPRYYKNIGLGFKTPKEAIEGTYIDKKCPFTGNVSIRGRILSGVVTKMKMQRTIVIRRDYLHYIRKYNRFEKRHKNMSVHLSPCFRDVQIGDIVTVGECRPLSKTVRFNVLKVTKAAGTKKQFQKF; encoded by the exons ATGGCGGACATTCAG ACAGAACGTGCGTACCAAAAGCAACCGACCATCTTTCAAAATAAGAAGAGGGTCCTGCTTGGAGAAACTGGCAAAGAAAAGCTCCCTCGATACTACAAGAACATTGGTCTGGGCTTCAAGACTCCAAAGGAG GCCATCGAGGGCACCTATATTGACAAGAAATGCCCTTTTACGGGTAACGTCTCCATTCGAGGGCGGATCCTGTCTG GCGTGGTGACCAAAATGAAGATGCAGAGGACTATCGTCATCCGCCGAGACTACCTTCACTACATCCGGAAGTACAACCGCTTCGAGAAGCGCCACAAGAACATGTCCGTGCACCTTTCTCCCTGCTTCAG GGACGTCCAGATCGGTGACATCGTCACGGTGGGTGAGTGCCGGCCCCTGAGCAAGACAGTGCGCTTCAATGTCCTCAAGGTCACCAAGGCTGCCGGCACCAAGAAGCAGTTCCAGAAGTTCTGA